The genomic DNA GTCGACCAGCTCCTTCAGCTCGGGGGTGAGCCCGGGTGAGAACTCCTCCGGCCGCTCCGGTCCGTTGACGATCAGCTCGCCGTCGGGCGGGTTTTCGGTGGTCTTCAGCTTGGTCCCGTCGTTGGCGGGCGAAGAGCCCTGGAAGATCGCCGACATCTGCGAGGCGTCGAGCCTCCAGTGGTGCTGCTCCAGATGCACTCCCTTGTCCATCAGCACCTCGACCTCGGGGTACTTGGTGGCGTCGAAGTTCGGGATCGGGAGGGTTTTGCCCCAGTCGATCCCCAGCGTCTCGAGTGCCTTGGCGAAAGCGAGCTCGTGGGCCTGGTCCCGGACGATCAGGTAGGCGATGGTGGACCGGGCAGTCTCGTTGTCGGTCATTTCATACAGCCGGCACTTCTGGGTCCGGCCGGTGGCCTCCAGCATCAGGTTGTAGAGCAGGTCGAGGACCAGGTTGCCGCTGTTGTAGACGTAAGAACCGAGCCACGGGTTGCCTGCGGAGTCGACCGGAAGTGCACCCTGGGCGCCGACCAGGAAGTGGTGGATGTTCCCGGGTCCGGTGCCGTTGCCGTTTTTGCCCAGAGCGATCTCCAGCGGGGTCTTGCCGCCGGCGCCGGGGACGTCGGTTCCGTCGTTCTTGCCGCTGTAGGCCGGGCTGCCGTCGAGCAGGCGGTTGATCGTGGTGGCGATCAGCTCGACGTGGCTGATCTCCTCGGTCCCGATCCCCTGGATCAGGTCCTTGTAAGGGGTGGCGTCGCCCCGGAAGTTAAAGCTCTGGAACAGGTACTGCATCATCGTCCGCATCTCGCCGAACTGGCCACCGAGGCCCTCCTGCAGCGCATTGGCGGCTGCGGGGTCCGGCTCGTCGGGAATGATGGGGTTGATCAGCTTCTGGACATGAAAAAACATGACCCCTCCTTGGTAGGGCAACCGGTTGACCTGATCGAGCCCTGGGGCCTGTGGCTCAGGCCGTGCTCACTCTGCGGCTCAGGCGAGCCGAAGGAGTTCTACCCACTCAGGATCGATGCAACCGCTCGGGCGGCAAGAAGGGGATTTTTTCAACTCGGGGTCGCAAAACCGGAAAGACGAACCTTTGCGTTAACGATCCGGGAGTTGTGCCGATAGGTGCATCGACTCTTTACCTAAGTCTCGGGGACCTCCTGGCGAAATGGGCAACAAAACGTAGTAGCCCGCAAACTTTGCGGTCCAGGCACCTAATCGTGTTTCTGCTTTTTGCCGGGCTCCTAGCGGCGGGACCCGCCGCCGGCGCAGCCGATGTTGACCCGCCGTTACGGACCTCGGGATGGGGCTATAACGGGTACGGGCAGCTGGGCACCGGCGACGTCAACGACCGCGGCGCCCCCTCCGCAGTGCCCACCGACTTCGAACAGGTTTCGGCAGGACTGTTGCACAGTCTCGGGGTGGACGCCAAGGGGCAGGTGAAGGCGTGGGGGTACAACGCCCTCGGGCAGGTCGGGGACGGCAGCCTCACGACCCGCAAGTCGCCGGTAGCGGTCGCGGGGCGGACCGACATGGTGCAGGTCGCCACCGGCGCCTACCACAGCCTCTCGCTGGCCCGCGACGGTACCGTCTGGTCCTGGGGATGGAACGCCTTCGGCCAGCTGGGTGACGGCACTACCAGGGACCGCCTGAGGCCGGTGAAGGTGAAGGGACTATCCGATGTCGTCTCGATCTCGGCGGGCTGGTACCACAACCTCGCCCTGAAACAGGACGGAACCGTCTGGGCATGGGGATGGAACATCTTCGGCCAGGTCGGTGACGGCACCCTCACCGACCGCTGGCTCCCGGTCCAGGTGAGCGGGCTGACCGACATGACGAACATCTCGGCCGGGGCGTATCACAACATTGGGGTGGTCTCCCAAAGCTCGTCCATGCGCGCTTGGGGTTGGAACGGCTTCGGGCAGCTCGGCGACGGCACCTTGACCACGAGGACCGTACCGGTTGCCATCGAATCACCCTTCAAACTGGCCACCCGAATGGTGAGCGCGGGGTACCTCCACAACGTGGCTGTCAACAACACCGGCGAGGTGTTTGGTTGGGGATGGAACGCCTTTGGACAACTGGGGACCGGTACCGTCGCCGACGGGCGACTTCCAAAATCGATCGCCTGCAACACCACCAGGCCGGGGTGCTACCAGAAGTCGAATCTCGGGGCGGTCTGGGTTTCGGCGGGGGGTGCTCACAGCCTGATATTGGCCACCGACGGAACGGTCTGGTCGTACGGCTCAAACGTCTTCGGCATCCTGGGCGACGGACCCGCTGAGGGACGAACCGTTGTAGAACGGATTCCCGGCAGCCGCTCGGTATTGGATCTGTCCGCCGGCTTCTTTCACAACCTTTCCGTGGGAACCGAGTAGTTTCGTGACCATTCGCCGGCTGGCAACCCTCGCCTTGTTGATCTCGTGCCTTGCAGTGATGACGCCGCCGGCCGTCGCACAAACCGCCCCCCAGCAGGGCTACATAACCATGACCAGCGACCCCGGGGATGTCATCGGCCAGGGCAAGCAGTGGGCCCTGTCGGACCAAACACACGAGTTCAGCTGGCAGAACTTCACCCCCGGCAACTTTCTGCTAAAGGCCATG from Actinomycetota bacterium includes the following:
- a CDS encoding manganese catalase family protein, whose product is MFFHVQKLINPIIPDEPDPAAANALQEGLGGQFGEMRTMMQYLFQSFNFRGDATPYKDLIQGIGTEEISHVELIATTINRLLDGSPAYSGKNDGTDVPGAGGKTPLEIALGKNGNGTGPGNIHHFLVGAQGALPVDSAGNPWLGSYVYNSGNLVLDLLYNLMLEATGRTQKCRLYEMTDNETARSTIAYLIVRDQAHELAFAKALETLGIDWGKTLPIPNFDATKYPEVEVLMDKGVHLEQHHWRLDASQMSAIFQGSSPANDGTKLKTTENPPDGELIVNGPERPEEFSPGLTPELKELVDQIAAMA